In Miscanthus floridulus cultivar M001 chromosome 8, ASM1932011v1, whole genome shotgun sequence, the sequence GGGAAAATGAGAAGGAAAAGAACCTACTGGATGGCCAGACATCATGTCTATTGTCTATGAatctatgattgatgcattatttaTTTGCAGGTGATGATCGGTGAAGCTGGCTTGACTAGACGACACCTTGTTGGCAACCATTTCCGACCGCCACTGGATTTTATTTGTCAAGCCGGTCCATCAACAGTTCACCACCTGGTCTTGCCAACAATCTTGACTATAATGCCACCTGGTGGTCTGTCAAGTTTCCAACCAAACCAGGCGCGATCCCAGCCGTCCACCACGCAAAGCGATTCTCTGTAGGTATGTTCGCTTCAACTTATCAGCCGGATTATCAgctttctctcgcaacaaatcagctaAGACCGGCTTATCAGCCCAGCCAAAACGGCAGGTAGCTGCAACCTGCAAGCTGCCCTGTTCCAGTGCAACCATACGCCCTACGGTGGCGTAATACAATGCTAGCGCGCTTACCGCGTATAACATTCTCACAAGCGCGTGTTGGCCGATCCAAATTTTGAAGGCTTCCTTCCTCGTGTGCGGGTGTTTCCTGTCACGGTCTGaacgttttctttttctttttctatctactACTGTTTCGTGGGCGGCACTCTGCTTCGATGCAAAGAAAAAGAATCGAGTGAAGGCGGCACGGAGTGCCTAGGCAATTGCACTGAAACTAGCTAACGGGCTTTCGCTTTCGGCATGCGCACACGCGACGCATTCTCCCTTTTCTTTGTTTTTGGCCGTAGCAGGCAGGCATATAAATAGGAGGGACATGCACCCCTCTACTCTCCACAAACCAACCAGCAGCTTGCAAGCTTCGCGTGCTCGCTAATCATAAACCCATTCGAACATCAGTCGACAACAACAGCGATACTATTGCTACGTCCGACAGCATGAGGGTAAGCTGACAGTTCCTTCCTGAGTTCCATCATGATCATTGCTAAGGCTGAGAAGgcctatgttttttttttgtcgcaTCGCGTGCGTGCAGACGGAGATGTTGATCCGGATGGAGGGTGGCTCGGAGAAGGGCCACGCCGCCAAGGCGAtgaaggtggcggcggcgatgcAGGGGGTGGAGTCGGTGACGCTGTCGGGGAAGGACAAGAGCCTGCTGCGGGTGGTCGGCGACGGCGTCGACTGCAACCACCTCACCACCCGCCTGCGCCGCAAGGTGGGCCACGCCGACGTCGTCGAGCTGCGCACCCTGCACGGCGCCGGCAACTACTACGGATACGGGTCCGGGTCCCGGACCGGCAGCCTCTcgcgcgacgccgccgccgcgtaCGGGAACGGGAGCCGAGGAGGGAGCTACTACGGCGGCTACCCCTACTCGACGACCACGGTGGATTCCGACTACTACTACggccagcagcagcaccagccgTCGTTCCAGTACAGCTACCCGCCGTCgtacgccgcgcccgccgccgtgcaCTACGAGTACTACCCGTCCGCTACCGACCCCAACGGCTGCTCCATCATGTAGACATGTAGTCACACACTAGTTCAGTTTCGGCTCATAGCGTAAGGTGTCCTGCTCGTCTCTCGCCTGCTCCCTGCAGATATGCTGCTAGTGCTAGCTTGTGCGGTTTTGCCTGCATTTCGTCTCCTCAACCGGACCGGGGCTTGTTTTTAGTTTGTGCCCCGTTTCATCACATCACATACATATACATGCTGTAAGAGGTGTGGAATTGAGTTCCTGTTGAATAATATACGATGATCCTGTATATTGTACTTTGGGTCTGCTTTCTTTTTCATCAGTTGCTATATACTCCTACTAGTGTAGTAGACTGAATGAAGTACTCCCGCGAGAAACAATGACAAAACTGCAAAATGCGCCGTTGCTCAGGAAACAGAGAGAACAGAGTAACAAGGTCAGCGCATGCCCGCCCATCTAACGTTCACACTGCCAGTACTTACTACAGAAAAGGATCGAACCGATCGCCTCCCCGCCTAATAAAAAAAAAGGGTTGACGGATAACGACCAAGGAGCAGAAGCTCCAATCCAAGTCGTTCAACGGCTCAACGCACCCCACCGGCCGGCCAATCAGCTCAGGCTAGACAGCCAGGTGCTACGGCTACGGCATGCGTAACCGCGAGGTGTTCCTGTGACGACGACGCGCGCCCGCGCGATGTGCTGCTACGTGCGTCCGCCACGGCCCACGGCGACGAGTCTGGTTTGACCGGTGACAACCGGCGACGGCATCCACGTATCCGCAGCGAGCACGGACTGCACGGTGGCGGTGCTGCTTCAGCTTCCTGAACAGTGAAGCAAAACGATCGCCGACCAGCCACAGCCAGCACACTTGCCGTGCCTTGTGTGGACGGGAGATCCTTGGCGAAACCACGGGGTAAAGCAGCAATGCAAACCGGACCCGGACGGTGCGTCGGTCCTGTTTCGTTTTCGGCTCTGGAATGGAACCGTCCCGTCCGTCGGCGCGGCTTTGTTGTGCAACGCGCAACACAGGGCGACGTGTGGACTGCCAGGAGGGAACCTTGGACCATTTCAGATTCTTATCATCGTCTTCACTTCTCAGGCAACCTCTCAAACCCATGGCCGGCGCTGCCAGCAGACAGCAGACTATATATATACCCTGAAAGACGAATAATTTCTGCTATGCAAGTCTCGAATCGAAAGGCGGTCTAACAAGGAAGGGGATCTTTCATTTTTACCCCTATTTTGTATCGAAATtatgattttacccctgtttttttttttactttgtgaaTTTACTCATGTGATTTCAaaacgaagcaccagtttgcccctaTTCCGTCATCCTCTCCTAACGGTGTTAAATTTTGTATAAAATGACAGAAATGCCCATGTGATTTTACCCTTGTTTGTTATGCCTATTTGTGATTGTACCCCTGATTTGCAATTAGACTTTTTTATTATATGTTGACACAAATGATTAAATTTGGCCAAATATATTTTTGGCACAACTAGCAATTATTTcaactcagatttaatattgaaaaaaacatcaaaattttggcagcaatGGCACCTTAGCTCCAGGGCCTCCCTCGTCACCCCCTTTGTGCGAACCTAGCAATGGCCGACCCCTACGCGATCACGTCCCTCTCAGGCATTTCCTCAAACACCCTCACCGCGAGCTTCACCTTCTCGCACTTGAAGTAGACTTCCATGAGCCCAGTCGCGTGCGTGGCGGTGGCCATGGTCATCGACGGTCTGGCCTTCCGGGAGATGGACTTGAGCACGCAGCCGTACATGTACTCGTTGGCATGGCCCCCGCGGCGCGCATCTCCCCAAACACATCGGCGGCGGGGCCCGTTGCCTCGCCGCGTCCCCGGCGGACGTGCTCGTGCAGGAGCGCGTTCCACGAGTAGGTAGTCACCCTCGCCTAGTGCTGGTGCATCTCGTCGAGCACCCTGCGTGCGTCGTCAGTGGAGCTGACCGTGAGGTCGGCGAGCCTAGCAGGGAGGAACTCATTGGTGTCCAGCCCGTGGTCGTGGAGGTGCGCGTGGATCTGGCACACGTGCGGGAGGGAGCGGTAAGCCGAGAGGAGCGCGGCAATGGCAGAGGCGGTGGCGGGGACACAGGATTGCAACCACGTGGCTATTTGCGCACCTTGACGCCAATCCCATGCCCAGAAGAACAAGAGGCAGGCGCCCCTGAGCTGCacctagaagaagaagaacggcGGGCGCCAGGAGTCGCGGCCGGGTGCCGCGGACACCCGTCGCCAGGCACCGCCGCTACCCGCTCTCGATGCCACGTCGCCTACTCCGAGATGCCGTGCCGCTCGCCCCCACGCACCGTGCGCCCTAGGCCGCACAGCCGCCAGGCACCACGTCACCCTACACCACACGAGCCTGCATCGCACCACCGCCCGCTCCTGGTGCGTGTGTTTGGACGAGTCGAGGAAGTGCCAGAAAGAGATAAGGGGCACTACGGTCATTTGGCCTTTTCTTTTTAGGTTTCAATTTTTTTTAATCCATCTATTCCCTGGGTATTTGACAGACATCCAAAAGAGGGgcagtgtcacacccaattttaaggataaaattgaatgcataaagctcatgtgtgcccagggatcagttacacacataagtcgacaaattataAGAAGTATCATCactgtgtatcttacatcacgattaataacatcacatagtcttacacaacacagcggaaaataaaaagataactctctcgtggaagctccaacacagggacggtcaactggttgaccacaagcctaaaagtcctctagGAACTCCTCAtatccgttgtcatctgttacccatccaggatttttatccaaatattgaaagtaaacaagcgtaagtacttcccgtacttaacaagttaacatggggttatgaaagctcaaaaaggatgacactggtttactgcagttagcacttttagtaggtcaagattttatcatcaactattatcaagttatgcttaagctcccgtttaaacccacataatcatATATCAGAATCATTGGGAACATATTATCATCGGATGACATCATAAATaaacaacaataagtaaccaattattctgtgagttttccaggccgctcgtgaccgtgagcacggctgttataacagtttgtaaccctctgtagaggttgtgcacattcaccgtgagtcgtgattcccatatgctaaggttaattactcccatgtcactgccaaggtgagcgggcggggtacactatgaagtcatttcataggtttctctaacaagttagggcagctaggtttccttggcaggcagatgtaggaaccccccttccctatggcacaaatccttcgcggccatacacataagaacaggggcagtcctatacccaacatggcaagccccttttgcgccataaagataacctctacaagctagaaaaggtcctattactgagctaaagtcagagccatatgaccatcacggttgcactgtcagtcccaacttttgccgacagataagtccttatggagggccgagaacATCATGaccgaaagtcatttgctccttcgccctataattcagttgtttaaaagcaaattttacattttcgttccatagaaccattatttcattatgtagatcatgtatagttacgttgagcgctagcaaactacccatatgcatataacccgtagGAGAACAAGGAATAGGATAATCAATCAgtaggatgtccttatgggtaTCAAAATTTGAcatatgcaaatgagtaattaataaatggtgaataggacatcaaggtagatcccatgctataattgccttggttagcaaactcctgctggtcctgctggtcgtcaaagaactcttggtcaccaacgttctcctcaccgtctggacacgaccaacacggcaacatacaacatttcagGAATAtttatgcaaagcaaacaatcctatagttagaaagCACACCAGtagtatagaaaacaaattaaaaagtttatgaaaagattctatgtctcgctacgatcacatcaacgcgaagttcacgaaaaacggagctaaaacgcgaaagttgtgatttaaacaagatttcctatagcaaattaattaagtaaacctaaccatgaaatttaaaagttgcaaacatggttaacagtggtactaacacgtagattatgcaattacgaaactaacgcaatttgaacgggtcgattcggagctaaaacgactattttataagcaaaacaatgcagtggcatttctgtaaataggaTGAACTATTTTAGATTTAAAATAAATCAAATCCGGAATTGATTAAAAACGGCCGAGGACTACGGGTTCTATTCGGCCGAACtcgggggtctctttagcaaaattaccagcgaaggggtatcggtcTTTCAGAGCCGTTGGATCACGGATGGGTGGCTCAGaatagatgggagggagagagcaaGGAGACGAGCGGCTGGAACAGTGGTGGCCACGGCGGGGTTCCATGGCCGGTGGCGAGGAACTCGTCGGCGCTCTCGGTACAGGGCCTATGGGCCTCGGTTCGACGAAGCGAGGGCACCGAGGGAGAGAGGAGGTGCACGCGAACTCGCTAAGGCCGAGAGAGCGGCCGGAGGACGCAGCTGAggcggtggtcgccatggccggcgatgtgGAGCTCATGGGCGCACGCGAAACAGGCTTTGGAGGCCATGAAACTCGAAACGGCATGGAGAGAAAGAGGGGAGCAAGGGGGTCTCACCGTGGAAGAAAGCgaggtcggaggtggctcggggaCGACGGACCGCGCGGAGGGCGAACGACGGACCTCGACGCTCCTCTGTGCGACGGTTGTGGCTTCCTCGGGCACTAGCGAAAgcgaaaatggagcggggagACAGTAGGGAGGGGCGGCGATGGGCTCGGCGCTGATTTATAGAGGCTGGGGCATGGGGAGACGCTCCGACGACGTGAGTGGGCGCGATGGCGGTTGCGGCTCTGACCGAGCACGGGGCGCAGGAGGTGGGGGAAGCGCCGACAAGCGGGCCCGTGCTGTCAGCggcagagagagggaggagggcgcGGCGGCAACGGTTGCCTACCGAGCTGGGCCGTGCGAGGCAGT encodes:
- the LOC136474067 gene encoding uncharacterized protein; the protein is MRTEMLIRMEGGSEKGHAAKAMKVAAAMQGVESVTLSGKDKSLLRVVGDGVDCNHLTTRLRRKVGHADVVELRTLHGAGNYYGYGSGSRTGSLSRDAAAAYGNGSRGGSYYGGYPYSTTTVDSDYYYGQQQHQPSFQYSYPPSYAAPAAVHYEYYPSATDPNGCSIM